AGTCAGACTCGATCGCTTAATGTATCGTTTTCCTGTAAACAAAGCAGTATTTTTTATTAGCCCCAAAGGACTTACTTTAGATATCCTTGCTCCCACAATTAATCCTTTATTTGATACTGCTATTAGTGCTGGTGTTTCTGCATTTGGATTACGTAATCCCACCGTTTATCGTGCTTTTGATGGTGCTGGTGCAGGAGTTAGTTATCGATTTAATCCGCAATTGCAAGTCAACTTAGGCTATATAGCAGATGCAAGACAAGCTGCTAATCCGACAGATGCTAACGGACTTTTTGATGGTTCTCATGCTGCGATCGGACAATTAACTTTTTCTCCTAGTAGACAACTTGATTTAGCACTAACTTACACTCGGAAATACTTTGCTACTGGCAGTGTCGGCGTTACATCAGGCACAGGTAGCTTTTTTGCCAATCGACCTTTCGGACAAAATGCGACTACTTCTGATAACTTTGGCTTTCAATTTAGTTGGAGAATTAGCCCCAAATTTAATTTAGGTGGTTGGCTTGGTTATACACTCGCTCATCAAGTCAAAGGAGAAGAAAATGAAGCAACCATCATCAATGGTGCAATTAACTTTGGCTTCCCAGACTTATTTGCCAAAGGTAATTTAGGAGGAATTATCATTGGTGTACCGCCGAAAGTCACAAGTAATGATTTTCTCGTAAGCGGAAGACAAGCGAAAGATCCTGATACTTCTTTACACATTGAAGTTTTTTATCGCTATCGAATAAACAACAACATTAGCCTAACTCCAATTTTTTATATAATTACTAAGCCCGAACATAATGATGCTAACGAACCGATATGGGTGGGAGTTTTACGTACAAGTTTTACTTTCTAGTTTTATGCTCCCAGGAGGAATTTTTGTTTTATTATATATTCAGCGTAATTTGTCAAGCAATCTACTAGTAGATACGATCTCTCTGGGTGCAGGTAGTCGTCACCAATAATATGCGATCAGTGACGGCTTTCGCCTGACGAGCGAAGGCACTCAACCCAAATTAGCAGATTTGTTGTACGCTCTGTTT
The sequence above is a segment of the Phormidium ambiguum IAM M-71 genome. Coding sequences within it:
- a CDS encoding iron uptake porin — translated: MNGTFGKLLLVTSVFWVNFFSAALAQSVVEEAPSVTPEIGNGNLTQTSNLTSVEPEIDNSMSQVTSVSQLSDVQPTDWAFQALQSLVERYGCIEGYPDRTYRGNRAMTRYEFAAGLNACLNQISELIAASTTDLVRKEDLVSLQKLQEQFANELAQLRARIDTLDSRVTQVEANQFSTTTKLVGDSIWLIGDTFGDRANNTRANDTRDDSRTFFAQRTRLDFQTSFSGKDLLSTRLQINNIPNLATITGTNMARIGPDSPNNDTQVRLDRLMYRFPVNKAVFFISPKGLTLDILAPTINPLFDTAISAGVSAFGLRNPTVYRAFDGAGAGVSYRFNPQLQVNLGYIADARQAANPTDANGLFDGSHAAIGQLTFSPSRQLDLALTYTRKYFATGSVGVTSGTGSFFANRPFGQNATTSDNFGFQFSWRISPKFNLGGWLGYTLAHQVKGEENEATIINGAINFGFPDLFAKGNLGGIIIGVPPKVTSNDFLVSGRQAKDPDTSLHIEVFYRYRINNNISLTPIFYIITKPEHNDANEPIWVGVLRTSFTF